In Blastopirellula sp. J2-11, a single genomic region encodes these proteins:
- a CDS encoding 6-phosphofructokinase, producing the protein MASKAKRIGILTSGGDCPGLNAVIRGAVKTANRLGFDTIGFLKGYEGLVDPVQYVPLNDENTRGILSRGGTILGSTNKGRFAATVGVNDRVELCPQLMKKVKGTFDQLSLSGLICIGGDGSLAVAQQFHEYGLPVVGVPKTIDNDLSATAFTFGFDSAVECGTEALDRLQTTAASHERIMVMEVMGRHAGWIALHSGIGGGADVILIPEIQWNFDIVCEKILERYKAGKKFTLIVVAEGAHMPDIGMVTQEDEQTGRQTRLGGIGHLVAAEIERRLHFEARTVVLGHLQRGGAPTTFDRVLATQFGAHAVRTIVERRFGHMVCYNPPNIESVPILAAVHQLRTVHPDSSAVQAAQAMGISFGNCALHETPFQRYVTQHDHEIATDDATALLESALQSLVGAET; encoded by the coding sequence ATGGCAAGCAAGGCGAAGCGAATCGGAATTCTCACCTCGGGCGGCGATTGCCCGGGACTCAACGCCGTCATTCGGGGAGCGGTCAAAACCGCCAATCGACTTGGGTTTGACACCATCGGGTTCCTCAAGGGCTACGAAGGTCTGGTCGATCCAGTTCAATACGTGCCGCTGAACGATGAAAACACGCGCGGCATCCTGAGCCGCGGCGGCACCATCCTGGGATCGACCAACAAGGGCCGTTTCGCCGCGACTGTCGGCGTGAACGATCGCGTCGAACTTTGCCCTCAACTGATGAAAAAGGTCAAAGGCACTTTTGACCAGCTTTCGCTCTCTGGGTTGATTTGCATCGGCGGCGATGGTTCGCTGGCCGTCGCGCAGCAGTTTCATGAATATGGTCTGCCGGTCGTCGGCGTCCCCAAAACGATCGACAACGACCTTTCGGCGACGGCGTTCACTTTTGGCTTCGACAGCGCCGTCGAATGTGGAACCGAAGCGCTCGATCGTTTGCAAACAACCGCCGCCAGTCACGAGCGGATTATGGTGATGGAAGTGATGGGGCGTCACGCCGGTTGGATCGCGCTCCACAGTGGGATCGGCGGCGGAGCCGATGTCATTTTGATCCCCGAAATCCAATGGAACTTCGACATCGTCTGCGAAAAAATCCTGGAACGTTACAAAGCAGGCAAAAAATTTACGTTGATCGTCGTCGCCGAAGGCGCACACATGCCTGACATAGGAATGGTTACTCAAGAGGACGAACAAACGGGTCGCCAAACGCGACTCGGCGGCATCGGCCATCTCGTCGCCGCAGAAATCGAACGTCGACTCCACTTCGAAGCCCGAACGGTTGTTTTGGGACACTTGCAGCGCGGCGGCGCTCCAACCACGTTTGATCGCGTCTTAGCGACGCAGTTTGGCGCTCATGCCGTCCGCACGATCGTCGAACGTCGCTTCGGTCACATGGTCTGCTATAACCCGCCCAACATCGAATCGGTCCCGATTCTCGCAGCGGTCCATCAACTGCGCACCGTCCATCCCGATAGTTCGGCCGTGCAAGCAGCTCAAGCGATGGGCATCAGCTTCGGCAATTGCGCCCTGCACGAAACGCCGTTCCAGCGCTACGTCACCCAGCACGATCACGAGATCGCTACGGATGATGCAACCGCGTTGCTCGAATCGGCGCTGCAATCGCTCGTTGGCGCCGAAACTTAG
- a CDS encoding DUF1015 domain-containing protein — MPQIQAIRGLRYDLGHVGSLSDVVAPPYDVIGTELQEELYKKHPANTVRLILNREEPGDDETHNRYSRAARLLKDWTREGILSQESDPAIYVYHQEFEAEGTHYVRRGFMAGVQLVRFGEGNIYPHEETHSSAKADRLKLFNATKTNLSQIFGLYPDPTNKTQRLLDDYVIDKTPLVATDHLGVVHRLWPISDLSLISEVSSAIAAAPMYVADGHHRYETACNYKDQLAESGELTPVHPANYVMTMLVSMSDEGMIVLPTHRLFRGLPAIKSDDLIAKLGKYFDVAIVGQGADLADTIWTDIATGDEQGKIGFYCPVDDTWVMANFNEEGQAKMAEIAAEHSGDWQALGVSILHRLVMETLLGAKELPKANYVHLVSEVVEGIQQGDPENGGQPYPLAAIVMPATIDHIRTISEHGERMPAKSTYFYPKLLSGLVFNPLS, encoded by the coding sequence ATGCCACAGATTCAAGCAATTCGCGGACTCCGTTACGACCTGGGCCATGTCGGCTCGCTCAGCGATGTGGTCGCGCCGCCGTACGATGTGATCGGTACGGAGCTTCAAGAGGAGCTGTACAAAAAGCATCCCGCCAATACGGTGCGTTTGATCTTAAATCGCGAAGAGCCCGGCGATGATGAGACCCACAATCGCTATTCTCGGGCAGCCCGGTTACTGAAAGATTGGACTCGCGAAGGGATCCTTTCGCAGGAATCCGACCCCGCGATTTACGTCTACCATCAAGAGTTTGAAGCTGAAGGGACGCACTACGTTCGCCGTGGATTCATGGCCGGCGTTCAATTGGTTCGTTTCGGTGAAGGGAACATCTACCCGCACGAGGAGACCCATTCTTCCGCCAAGGCCGATCGCCTGAAGTTGTTCAATGCGACCAAAACCAATTTGAGCCAGATCTTTGGACTCTACCCCGATCCGACCAACAAAACGCAAAGACTGCTGGACGACTACGTGATCGACAAGACTCCGTTGGTCGCGACCGATCACTTGGGAGTCGTTCACCGCTTGTGGCCGATTTCCGATTTGTCGTTGATCTCTGAAGTTAGCTCTGCAATCGCCGCCGCGCCGATGTATGTCGCTGACGGACATCACCGCTACGAGACGGCCTGCAATTACAAGGATCAATTGGCCGAGTCGGGTGAACTGACTCCGGTTCACCCGGCCAATTACGTCATGACGATGCTGGTCAGCATGAGCGACGAGGGAATGATCGTCTTGCCGACGCATCGTCTCTTCCGTGGTTTGCCGGCGATAAAGTCGGACGACCTGATCGCCAAGCTGGGCAAATACTTTGACGTCGCCATTGTCGGGCAAGGCGCCGATCTGGCCGACACGATCTGGACCGACATCGCCACCGGCGACGAGCAGGGGAAGATCGGATTCTATTGCCCCGTGGATGATACTTGGGTGATGGCCAACTTCAATGAAGAGGGTCAGGCGAAAATGGCCGAGATCGCCGCCGAGCATAGCGGCGACTGGCAAGCGCTCGGCGTATCGATCCTGCATCGCTTGGTGATGGAAACGTTGCTAGGCGCCAAAGAACTGCCGAAGGCCAACTATGTCCACTTGGTCAGCGAAGTGGTGGAAGGAATCCAGCAGGGCGACCCCGAGAACGGCGGCCAACCCTATCCGTTAGCCGCGATCGTGATGCCGGCGACCATCGACCACATTCGCACCATCAGCGAACATGGCGAACGGATGCCCGCCAAGAGCACCTACTTCTATCCCAAGCTGCTCAGCGGGTTGGTCTTCAATCCGCTGAGCTGA
- a CDS encoding SDR family oxidoreductase: protein MAKYLVTGGAGFIGSHIVEALVARGDKVRVIDNLSTGKRSNLDHVAKQIEFVEGCLTDSAVVADAVRGIDVIFHQAALASVPLSVERPLDTHAHCVTATVNLLNEARQADVRRVIYAASSSAYGDAPTLAKRETDLPNPLSPYAAAKLAAEYYLQAFYHTYGIETVGLRYFNVFGPRQDPDSPYSAVIPIFITLLLQGDRPVIYGDGEQSRDFTFVKNVALANLAAADAAGVAGRIINVANGRSTSLLRLIELLNRELGTNVQPQHDPPRVGDVRDSMADNTLARTLLNYEVEIDFETGLQMSIDYYRQLVASRSA, encoded by the coding sequence ATGGCCAAGTATCTTGTCACCGGCGGCGCAGGTTTTATTGGTTCGCACATCGTCGAAGCCTTGGTCGCGCGCGGCGACAAAGTGCGTGTGATCGATAACCTGAGCACCGGCAAACGCTCCAATCTAGACCATGTCGCCAAGCAGATCGAGTTTGTTGAAGGCTGCCTGACCGACAGCGCAGTCGTGGCCGACGCGGTGCGCGGGATTGACGTGATCTTTCATCAAGCGGCTCTCGCATCGGTGCCGCTCAGCGTGGAACGTCCGCTTGATACGCATGCTCACTGCGTCACCGCGACCGTCAATCTGTTGAACGAAGCGCGACAAGCCGACGTGCGCCGCGTGATCTACGCCGCGTCCAGCAGCGCTTACGGCGATGCTCCCACGTTGGCCAAACGTGAGACCGATCTGCCGAATCCGCTTTCCCCTTACGCCGCCGCCAAGTTGGCGGCCGAGTATTACCTGCAAGCCTTCTATCACACCTACGGCATCGAGACGGTCGGCCTGCGTTACTTCAACGTCTTTGGTCCGCGGCAAGATCCTGACAGCCCCTACTCGGCGGTGATCCCGATCTTTATCACGTTGCTGCTGCAAGGGGATCGCCCGGTGATTTACGGAGACGGCGAACAATCGCGCGACTTCACTTTTGTGAAAAATGTCGCACTCGCAAACTTGGCCGCCGCCGACGCCGCCGGAGTCGCTGGTCGTATCATCAATGTCGCCAACGGGCGCAGCACGTCGCTGTTGCGCTTGATCGAACTGCTCAATCGCGAACTGGGCACCAACGTTCAGCCGCAGCATGATCCTCCTCGAGTGGGCGATGTCCGCGACAGCATGGCCGATAACACGCTGGCCCGCACGTTACTTAACTACGAAGTCGAGATCGACTTCGAGACCGGGCTGCAAATGTCGATCGACTACTACCGACAGCTTGTCGCTTCACGATCGGCTTGA
- a CDS encoding polyprenol monophosphomannose synthase, which produces MSSDRESAPTVLIAVATFNEIDNLPLLVAEIMSAVPDADILVVDDDSPDGTGQWCQQFSVEQPRFRSLHRSRGAGLGTAIVAAMKYGIEQNYDLLVNLDADFSHTPKKIVDLLAATQSTDADIIVGSRYIAGGGVEGWPLHRRIMSRCINLYTRVLMRLPIHDCSGSFRCYRVATLRKLDFDSIVSKGYSFFEEILWRLRLQGATFQEVPYVFVERERGYSKINWREAVRAIYLIGRLGLGSIFERRPTSSSKPE; this is translated from the coding sequence ATGTCCTCAGACCGCGAATCGGCGCCAACCGTGTTGATTGCGGTCGCTACATTCAACGAGATCGATAATCTGCCGCTCTTGGTCGCCGAGATTATGTCGGCCGTTCCCGACGCCGACATCTTGGTTGTCGACGACGACTCCCCCGATGGAACCGGCCAGTGGTGCCAACAATTCTCGGTCGAACAACCGCGATTTCGCTCTCTGCATCGATCGCGCGGCGCCGGCCTTGGCACCGCGATTGTGGCCGCGATGAAATATGGAATCGAACAGAACTACGATCTGCTGGTCAATCTCGACGCCGATTTTAGTCATACTCCCAAAAAAATTGTGGACCTGCTCGCGGCCACGCAGTCGACCGACGCCGACATTATCGTCGGCTCTCGCTACATCGCCGGGGGCGGAGTCGAAGGTTGGCCGCTGCATCGCCGCATCATGAGTCGCTGTATTAATCTGTACACGCGCGTGCTGATGCGTCTACCAATTCATGATTGCAGCGGATCGTTTCGCTGTTATCGCGTCGCGACGCTCCGGAAGCTGGACTTTGACTCGATTGTCTCCAAGGGATACTCCTTCTTCGAAGAAATCTTGTGGCGACTTCGCTTGCAAGGAGCGACGTTTCAAGAGGTCCCGTATGTCTTTGTCGAGCGCGAACGGGGCTACTCGAAAATCAATTGGCGCGAAGCGGTGCGAGCGATTTACCTGATTGGACGACTCGGGTTGGGATCGATTTTCGAGCGGCGCCCGACATCTTCCTCAAAACCGGAATAA
- the ahcY gene encoding adenosylhomocysteinase: MSQVEKLPYKVKDISLAAWGRKEIQLAEVEMPGLMTLRERYGKDKPLKGARIAGCLHMTVQTAVLIETLIELGAEVTWSSCNIFSTQDHAAAAVAERGVPVYAWKGETDEEFDWCIDQTIIFPDGKPLNMILDDGGDLTVMVHEKYPELCEGIRGLSEETTTGVHRLYQMFKKGELKMPAINVNDSVTKSKFDNLYGCRESLADGIKRATDIMVAGKVVVVCGYGDVGKGCAQSMRGFGARVIITEVDPIIALQAAMEGYEVTTVEDCVGYADIFVTTTGNRDIITGAHMEQMKNDAIVCNIGHFDLEIDMAYLTKTPGISRDTIKSDAVPGGPLDRFTFADGHSILVLAEGRLVNLGCATGHPSFVMSSSFTNQVIAQLELWRNSDEYPIGVHVLPKHLDEEVARLHLDKLGVKMTKLTPVQAEYIGVPVDGPFKPDHYRY, translated from the coding sequence GTGTCGCAAGTTGAAAAGCTCCCCTACAAAGTCAAAGACATTAGCTTAGCCGCGTGGGGGCGGAAAGAGATTCAACTGGCTGAGGTTGAAATGCCCGGCTTGATGACTCTCCGCGAACGGTATGGCAAGGACAAGCCGCTGAAGGGCGCCCGCATCGCTGGTTGCCTTCACATGACGGTCCAGACTGCGGTCTTGATCGAAACGCTGATCGAACTGGGCGCCGAGGTGACCTGGAGCAGCTGTAACATCTTCTCGACCCAAGATCACGCCGCCGCCGCCGTCGCCGAACGCGGCGTGCCGGTCTATGCCTGGAAGGGCGAAACCGACGAAGAGTTTGATTGGTGCATCGACCAGACGATCATCTTCCCTGACGGCAAGCCGTTGAACATGATCCTGGATGACGGTGGCGACTTGACCGTCATGGTTCATGAAAAATACCCGGAACTCTGCGAAGGCATCCGCGGTCTTTCGGAAGAGACCACCACAGGCGTCCACCGTCTGTATCAGATGTTCAAAAAGGGCGAGCTGAAAATGCCCGCGATCAACGTCAACGACTCGGTCACCAAGAGCAAGTTTGACAACTTGTATGGTTGCCGCGAATCGCTGGCCGACGGCATCAAACGCGCCACCGACATTATGGTCGCCGGCAAAGTGGTTGTTGTTTGCGGTTACGGCGACGTCGGCAAGGGTTGTGCCCAGTCGATGCGTGGTTTCGGCGCTCGCGTCATCATCACCGAAGTCGATCCGATCATCGCGCTGCAAGCGGCGATGGAAGGCTACGAAGTCACCACGGTCGAAGATTGCGTTGGCTACGCTGACATCTTTGTCACCACGACGGGCAACCGGGACATCATCACCGGCGCTCACATGGAGCAGATGAAGAACGACGCGATCGTCTGCAATATCGGTCACTTCGATCTCGAGATCGACATGGCCTATCTGACGAAGACTCCAGGCATTTCTCGCGATACGATCAAGAGCGACGCCGTTCCGGGTGGCCCGCTAGATCGCTTCACGTTTGCCGATGGTCACTCGATCCTGGTTCTGGCCGAAGGCCGCCTGGTCAACTTGGGCTGCGCCACGGGGCACCCGTCGTTCGTCATGTCGAGCTCGTTCACCAACCAGGTGATCGCTCAGCTCGAATTGTGGCGGAACTCCGACGAATACCCGATCGGCGTGCACGTCTTGCCGAAGCATTTGGACGAAGAAGTCGCCCGGTTGCACCTCGACAAGTTAGGCGTGAAGATGACCAAGCTGACGCCGGTTCAAGCCGAATACATTGGCGTGCCGGTCGATGGTCCGTTCAAGCCGGATCACTACCGCTACTAA
- a CDS encoding ParA family protein, whose translation MARIICIANQKGGVGKTTTAINLAVALAKAAQRTLLIDLDPQCNATTGLDLAPTDRHPLVLQQSLREAIQTTAIEGLDLLPGSRSFQDVETLASDDQPQPQAAVLQSHLERGMAGYDFVLIDCPPSVGKLTQTALAASTEVLMPIQCEYFAMEGLTQMIQVIRGVMQQKPDRLAFGGIVLTMHDPRLELTAEVEEEVRDFFGEVVFDTVVPRDVLVSEAPSHGRSVIDHAPRSRGARAYIELCMEVLERD comes from the coding sequence GTGGCTCGAATCATCTGCATCGCAAATCAAAAGGGAGGCGTCGGCAAGACGACCACGGCTATCAATCTAGCCGTTGCGCTGGCCAAGGCCGCCCAGCGCACGTTGCTGATCGATCTCGACCCGCAGTGCAATGCGACCACCGGATTGGACCTGGCGCCGACCGACCGACATCCGCTGGTATTGCAGCAATCGCTCCGCGAGGCGATTCAAACCACGGCGATTGAAGGTTTGGATTTGTTGCCCGGCAGTCGCAGCTTTCAGGATGTTGAGACTCTGGCCTCCGACGATCAGCCGCAGCCCCAGGCCGCCGTCCTCCAGTCGCACCTTGAGCGCGGCATGGCGGGCTACGACTTTGTGTTGATTGACTGTCCGCCGTCGGTCGGAAAGCTGACGCAAACGGCGTTGGCCGCGTCGACCGAAGTGCTGATGCCGATCCAGTGCGAGTATTTCGCGATGGAAGGGCTGACGCAGATGATCCAGGTCATTCGCGGAGTGATGCAGCAGAAGCCCGATCGCCTGGCGTTCGGCGGGATCGTGCTGACCATGCACGATCCCCGATTAGAGTTAACCGCCGAGGTCGAGGAAGAGGTCCGCGACTTCTTTGGCGAAGTAGTGTTTGACACCGTGGTGCCGCGGGATGTCCTCGTCAGCGAGGCTCCCAGCCACGGTCGTTCTGTGATTGATCATGCGCCCCGCTCACGAGGAGCGCGCGCTTACATTGAACTATGCATGGAGGTACTCGAGCGTGACTAA
- a CDS encoding ExeA family protein, with product MYESFYQLTRRPFPAAADAPYYFPSAAAESSRSTLRRCLHRGEGPALLIGGPGLGKSLLLKVLAEDLKAERHISFLQCGRVCSRRALLQALLYELGLPYRGLEEGELRLSLVDFLRSSHDDRQGLLVFIDEADTLPTRLLDELRLLTNISSQGNSLVGMVLAGGLTLEERFASPRLASFNQRIAGRCYLETFSKAETSEFVRFQLEESGAQRSLFSDSAIDSISQVTGGVPRLINQLCDHVLVLASLGSHKQVDASGIQEAWADLQQMPGPWTTSQEEFSAPSGDSGVLEFGSLEEEGEMPHSVKFPSRIMEPPKQKRGEMDADSAATLRMNAAELDFNPESPFKPEAELEFISAVKDPFDESFANEEIILDRYASLSEARGSLKQVQSKEGVEIASLLEPMPMLVESNHDSVASVDVVMPPYARDEEIVSRHLRETAEVLETATAPPPADDRDILIIEDPAAETAPTRSRRREFRRLFSSLRREHA from the coding sequence ATGTACGAATCGTTTTATCAGCTAACGCGGCGCCCCTTTCCAGCAGCCGCCGACGCCCCCTACTATTTTCCCTCTGCGGCCGCCGAATCCTCGCGCAGTACGCTACGCCGCTGTCTGCATCGTGGCGAAGGTCCGGCGCTGCTCATCGGCGGCCCCGGCTTGGGCAAGTCACTGCTGCTGAAAGTTCTGGCGGAAGACTTGAAAGCCGAGCGACACATCTCGTTCTTGCAGTGTGGTCGCGTCTGTTCGCGCCGCGCTCTGCTGCAGGCGCTGCTCTATGAGTTAGGTCTCCCCTATCGCGGGCTGGAAGAAGGGGAGCTGCGATTGTCGCTGGTCGACTTTCTGCGTTCGTCGCATGACGATCGCCAGGGTCTGCTGGTTTTCATCGATGAAGCCGATACTTTGCCGACCCGTTTGCTGGACGAACTTCGCCTGCTGACGAATATCTCGTCGCAAGGGAATTCGCTGGTCGGGATGGTGCTTGCCGGCGGACTGACGCTGGAAGAGCGTTTTGCGTCGCCGCGACTTGCTTCGTTCAATCAACGAATCGCAGGTCGCTGCTATCTCGAAACCTTCTCGAAGGCCGAGACCTCCGAGTTCGTCCGCTTTCAGTTGGAAGAATCTGGCGCCCAGCGATCTCTCTTCTCGGACAGCGCGATCGACTCGATCAGCCAAGTAACCGGCGGCGTTCCTCGTTTGATTAACCAGCTCTGCGACCATGTGCTTGTCTTGGCTTCGCTCGGATCGCACAAGCAAGTCGACGCCAGCGGCATCCAAGAAGCTTGGGCCGATCTGCAACAAATGCCGGGACCATGGACGACCAGCCAAGAAGAGTTCTCGGCGCCGAGCGGCGACAGCGGCGTCCTGGAGTTCGGCTCGTTGGAGGAAGAAGGAGAGATGCCCCATTCGGTGAAATTCCCGTCGCGGATCATGGAGCCTCCCAAGCAAAAGCGGGGCGAGATGGACGCCGACTCGGCCGCGACGCTGCGAATGAACGCCGCGGAGCTGGACTTCAACCCCGAGTCCCCCTTCAAGCCAGAAGCGGAACTGGAGTTCATCAGCGCCGTCAAAGATCCGTTTGACGAATCGTTCGCCAATGAAGAGATCATTCTGGATCGCTACGCGAGTCTCAGCGAAGCTCGTGGCTCGCTGAAACAGGTCCAGAGCAAAGAGGGAGTGGAAATCGCATCGCTGTTGGAGCCGATGCCGATGTTGGTCGAGTCGAATCATGATTCGGTCGCTTCGGTGGATGTGGTGATGCCGCCGTATGCCCGCGATGAAGAGATCGTGTCGCGACACCTGCGCGAGACTGCCGAAGTCCTCGAAACGGCCACGGCGCCGCCCCCTGCGGATGATCGTGACATTTTGATCATTGAAGATCCCGCGGCCGAAACCGCGCCGACTCGCAGCCGTCGCCGCGAATTTCGCCGGCTCTTCAGTTCGCTTCGCCGCGAACATGCCTGA
- a CDS encoding MFS transporter, whose protein sequence is MSATTDRFSLESPYNRDFWLSYFANLALIIGMSSLFRYADFISYLGGGPYQLGLVTGCGMTGGLLGRFLQGRLIDRLGPRMVWLSSLLALGLFIALNLTVERLDSAWIYLLRIGMMISLAGAFGAALTSVSLKSPPGRTAEMVGVLGSSGFIGLAIGPVIGDWIFRGDEITFVQVRAMFLLAASMMGVSMALAYLATRRDLRAPHHDHPSALRLVRQYHPGWLLLIGVVVGAGVLFPQVFVRSFTESLNINQIRFFFLAYALTAFSVRIATRQFTDQYGVKNTVILGMICLTASMLAYLPVREAWMLPLPAIFGGAAHAFLFPAVVAGGSTAFPRRYRGTGTNLMLASLDFGSLVGFPLEGAIVTQAEELGWPGYPTMFIILASVFAVVTLLYGAFGAKEVGEEYFDQAKSESPPPMDPAEPSSSGDIDQADREATSCR, encoded by the coding sequence ATGTCTGCGACGACCGACCGTTTTTCGCTCGAAAGCCCCTACAATCGCGACTTTTGGCTGAGTTATTTCGCCAATTTGGCGTTGATTATCGGTATGAGCAGCCTGTTTCGGTACGCCGACTTTATTTCGTATCTCGGCGGGGGACCGTATCAACTGGGGTTGGTGACCGGCTGTGGGATGACCGGCGGTCTGCTGGGACGGTTTCTGCAAGGTCGCCTGATCGATCGACTGGGGCCGCGGATGGTTTGGCTCAGTTCGTTGCTGGCGCTCGGTCTGTTTATTGCGTTAAATTTGACGGTCGAGCGACTCGATTCGGCTTGGATTTATCTGTTGCGAATCGGGATGATGATTAGCCTGGCCGGAGCGTTTGGCGCAGCGTTGACCTCGGTTTCGCTGAAATCGCCGCCGGGGCGAACGGCGGAGATGGTCGGCGTGTTGGGGTCGTCGGGGTTCATCGGCTTGGCGATTGGACCGGTGATCGGCGACTGGATCTTTCGGGGAGATGAAATCACCTTTGTTCAGGTGCGTGCGATGTTTTTGCTGGCGGCGTCGATGATGGGCGTCTCCATGGCGCTCGCCTATCTGGCGACACGTCGTGACCTGCGTGCGCCGCATCACGATCATCCTTCGGCGTTGCGGCTGGTGCGTCAGTATCATCCTGGGTGGTTGCTGTTGATCGGCGTCGTGGTGGGCGCCGGAGTCTTGTTTCCGCAAGTCTTTGTGCGCAGCTTCACCGAATCCTTGAACATCAATCAAATACGCTTCTTCTTTCTCGCCTATGCGTTGACGGCGTTTTCGGTGCGGATTGCGACGCGTCAATTTACCGATCAATACGGAGTAAAGAACACGGTCATTCTCGGTATGATTTGCTTGACCGCGTCGATGCTGGCTTATCTGCCGGTTCGCGAAGCTTGGATGTTGCCGCTACCAGCCATCTTTGGAGGAGCGGCGCACGCATTTCTCTTTCCGGCGGTCGTCGCTGGCGGATCGACCGCATTTCCGCGGCGGTATCGCGGGACCGGCACCAATTTGATGTTGGCTTCACTCGACTTTGGATCGCTCGTTGGCTTTCCGTTGGAGGGAGCGATTGTCACCCAAGCCGAAGAGCTGGGATGGCCCGGCTACCCGACGATGTTCATCATCTTGGCGAGCGTCTTTGCGGTGGTCACGCTTTTGTATGGAGCGTTTGGCGCAAAAGAGGTCGGCGAAGAGTATTTCGACCAGGCGAAGTCCGAATCGCCGCCGCCGATGGATCCGGCGGAGCCCTCAAGTTCCGGCGATATTGATCAAGCCGATCGTGAAGCGACAAGCTGTCGGTAG
- a CDS encoding phosphoribosylanthranilate isomerase, which yields MFKRKICGITTVEDATAMIAAGADALGLNFYRQSKRYLTSEVAADVREAVSADAAAIGLFVNADVVDVVATAKRLALDWIQLHGDESPDYLARLRHLGAPPVLKAFRCGPHWRKEMIEFLSRCAARDCSPAAVLVDGFQQDAYGGTGHTADWKSLTGWSKWLTIEHLVLAGGLTPDNVAAAIAAVQPSAVDTASGVEIEPGRKDSSLATRFCANAKAAMGV from the coding sequence TTGTTCAAGCGGAAGATCTGCGGAATCACGACGGTCGAAGACGCTACAGCGATGATCGCCGCCGGCGCCGATGCGCTGGGGCTCAATTTCTATCGGCAGAGCAAACGCTATCTCACGTCTGAGGTCGCCGCTGACGTGCGCGAAGCAGTTTCGGCCGACGCCGCCGCGATTGGTTTATTTGTGAACGCAGATGTTGTGGATGTCGTCGCAACCGCCAAGCGGCTGGCGCTCGATTGGATTCAACTGCATGGCGATGAATCTCCTGACTACCTTGCGCGGCTCCGACATCTCGGTGCACCGCCGGTGCTGAAGGCGTTTCGCTGCGGCCCCCATTGGCGAAAGGAAATGATTGAGTTCCTGTCGCGATGCGCGGCGCGTGACTGTTCGCCGGCCGCTGTCTTGGTCGACGGATTTCAACAAGACGCCTACGGGGGAACAGGCCATACGGCTGACTGGAAATCGCTGACCGGCTGGAGTAAATGGCTGACGATCGAGCATCTGGTCCTGGCAGGGGGGCTGACTCCCGACAATGTCGCTGCTGCGATCGCAGCGGTTCAGCCAAGCGCAGTAGATACGGCCAGCGGGGTCGAGATTGAGCCGGGGAGGAAAGATAGTTCGCTGGCGACGCGATTCTGTGCAAACGCCAAAGCGGCGATGGGCGTGTAA